The Psychrobacillus sp. FSL K6-2836 nucleotide sequence GAGGATTATTCTTCTTTTAGAAATACATTTAATGAAGTATTTGAAATGCGTCCCGAAGAACTTCAGCTAGGATTTTTAAAATTACTTCGTGGTACTGGTCTACGAGTTGAAGCGGAGAAATATGGCTATGTTTATGTAGATCAAGCTCCATACGAGATATTCTCTAATAATGTATTAAACTTTGATGATATTTTACGTATTAAGCAAGTAGAAGATGTTTTAGAGAAATATTGGAATGCGCATAGGATGGATCGCACACTTGAGTATTTATTCGAACATGTATTTGAAACTCCTTTCGATTTTTTCCAACAGTTCGGGACTTTCTGGGAGGAGCGTAACTGGTCTAGAATCGGACACCAATTAGAGGACTTATACACTAGACTTTATGCGTTCTTAGAAGGCCTAGATAATATTTCATTGCCTACTATTCAAAGTGTGATGAAGCTAGATTATTTATCAAAACAAAAGTTCCAGCCTCGCAAGCCTTGGTGGAATAATGATCTTAGTAAGGAAGAACAATCTAAAATGTATAAATTTTTAGTAAAAGATCCAAGTCTAGCTGGTGAATCATTTACTACATTACAGTTAAATGAGCGAGAATTATACAAACAAACATTTATAACACCAATTTCTATTGATGTTGATGCATTTATGCAAGGATCTATTGAGGAAAAAGCAGGATATTTGTTAACTACATTTGGAAAGACGGAGACGCCTCATTTAGCATTTGTTAATGAAATAACTGCATCCCAAATTTAGTTGATATAATAACTATTGATTAAGAAAAGCCGGGCATAAACAATGCCCGGTGCTTTAGTTCAAAAACTGTTTCTATGTTTTTCCGAAGCGCTTTGGACAAATTGGTTGGTATAATATTATCGACCTAATTGGGGAGAGGTAATCTTGTGGAATTTATCTGTCCGTAGCTCTCCTACAACTTTTTTCTAAAAAAAAGCCGAGCAATAGTTCCATTGCTTGGCTTTTAATATTACCCAATAATCACACGCTCTTTCGGATAATGAAATTTTGTTTTTTTGTGTTTTCCTCCTAATGTAAACAAGAAAGATATTAAACCTACTCGCCCTATAAACATCAGAATCATTATTGTTATTTTCCCTATATTCGACAAATCCTCTGTAATACCGAGACTCATACCACATGTTCCAAAAGCTGAGGTGATTTCAAATATTAAAGAGGAAATTGGTACATCAGGCTCCGTAACAGAAAGTAACAGCGTAGCCGTGAAAACCATCACTAGAGCTAGAATAATGACAGCATATGAACGATAGACGTCTATTAAGTGAATTTCTCGATTAAATATTTGAATATTGTCTTTTCCTCTTGAAAAATGGATTAAAAAAAGGAGTGCAATGGCAAAAGTTGTAGTACGAATTCCACCACCGACAGAACTTGGAGAAGCTCCGATAAACATTAGAACACTCATTAAAAAATTGGTACCCTCGCTAAATAACGTAACATCCATAGTCGTTAAACCCGCTGAGCGTGTAGATACGGAATGAAAAAATGCGGTAAAAAACTTCTCATGCCACGGCATACCCTTAAAGGAATGAAAAAGCTCTAATATAAAAATCATAACTGCTCCAAACAACAGAAGTACTCCGTACGTAATGGTCGTTAACTTTGTAAATAAAGAAAACCGGAAATTTTTGTTTTTGTTTGATAAAAACTCCTTTACTTCAATTAAAACCGGAAAACCTATTGCTCCAAAAACGATTAATATACTTGTTATTGTTTGCACGAAATAATCATTATGGTATGCAAATAATGATTGGCCAGTAATATCAAACCCTGCATTAGTTGTTGCAGATACAGATGTGAATATTCCATGTATCGCTGCTTGTTCTAACGTATCGAAATACTTGGTAAAATATAAGGTTAATAGTATCGCGCCGATAATTTGAATAAGTAGAAGAATTTTGACAATCTCTTTTATCAGATGAACGACTCCTGATAAATTGGATTGGTTATGATCGACCATTATTAACTGTCTTTCACGTAGACCAATCTTCTTTCCTGCGATCAACCAAATAAATGTCCCTAACGACATAATTCCAATTCCGCCAAGCTGTAGTATAAGAATAATCATGAAATAGCCAAATACACTGTATGTCTCCAAAATACTTACAGACGTTAAACCAGTAACGGAAACGGCGCTCACAGCGGTGAAAAGACTATCAATGAATGCTACTTCAACCCCAGGTTTATGCACTCCTGGTAAACGAAGAAGAATAACAGAAATAGCAATGGCAATGAAATAATAAGTGACAATAACTTGAGCAGGTGTAAATTTCAATTTCTTTTTTAGTTGTGGCTGCTTCATTATTTTATTCCTTTCGGTATTCCAAGTAATCATTATCTCATTGTAAAAAAAATAAGCGTAAAAAGATAGTTAAAACTATCTTTTTACGCTTATTCTATAATTATTTCGCTGTTTTTTTCTCTTGCATAACCCCTAATACGTAACCACCAATAGCAATGGCAAGTAAAACTGTCCAGAAAATTAACTTCCATGGAGTAGAATGTGGGAAATGCTCATCTAACACTCCAACATTTGGATGTGCTAATGTCATAACCGCAAGTTTAACTCCAACCCATCCTACGATTAAGAATGCCGCAGTTTCTAATGAAGGCATCTTCTCCAGTAATTTAACGAATTTATGTGCTGCAAATCGCATAATAATTAGACCAATAACTCCACCTAAGAACATTATTGCGAATTGTCCACCATTAATACCACCAATTTCAAATTCTCCCCAATATGGTAATGTTACAGCGATTGCAACCGCAGCTAACATAGAGTCAATAGCAAATGCTATATCTGCAAGTTCTACTTTTAAAACAGTCATCCAGAAGCCAGAGCCTTTTTTAGGTGCCATATCGTCCATATCTATATGGTTATCTGAATTTTTTCGTTGATCATAAATATGTTTAATCGATATGAACAATAAGTATGCTGCACCTATTGCTTGAACCTGCCAAATATTCACTAAGAAAGTAATCATAAACAATGCTAAAAATCTAAATACAAACGCACCTAGTAAACCATAAAATAATGCTTTTTTCTGTTGATCTTTTGGTAAATGTTTTACCATTACAGCCATTACGACTGCATTGTCGGCTGCTAATAATCCTTCTAAACCAACAAGAACTAATAACACCCATCCGTACTCCAATAATATTGACGCGTCCATCAAAATCCTCCTTTTTTGCATATAAAAAGACCCATGCCTTAAAAAAGGCAAAGGTCTTGCTAAGCAAAAATAATATAATTGCTATCATAACCGGTGGCAACAACCACGTAATGACGACTATGAAATAGGTTTCCCTATAGCTACTCCCCTTTGACGTTAGTCAAAAGTCTATTTAATTATGTTATTAATTATAACATATTCAAAGCTTTTGTAAACTAATAACTACTTTATTAAAATATGAAAAGAGGAGTCGTTCTTATGCTTATTATAAAATGCAATCATTGCTGGTATTGTTTGGATAAAATCCGGGCATGTAATATTTCCTTTTGAAAGAATT carries:
- a CDS encoding TrkH family potassium uptake protein, whose product is MITWNTERNKIMKQPQLKKKLKFTPAQVIVTYYFIAIAISVILLRLPGVHKPGVEVAFIDSLFTAVSAVSVTGLTSVSILETYSVFGYFMIILILQLGGIGIMSLGTFIWLIAGKKIGLRERQLIMVDHNQSNLSGVVHLIKEIVKILLLIQIIGAILLTLYFTKYFDTLEQAAIHGIFTSVSATTNAGFDITGQSLFAYHNDYFVQTITSILIVFGAIGFPVLIEVKEFLSNKNKNFRFSLFTKLTTITYGVLLLFGAVMIFILELFHSFKGMPWHEKFFTAFFHSVSTRSAGLTTMDVTLFSEGTNFLMSVLMFIGASPSSVGGGIRTTTFAIALLFLIHFSRGKDNIQIFNREIHLIDVYRSYAVIILALVMVFTATLLLSVTEPDVPISSLIFEITSAFGTCGMSLGITEDLSNIGKITIMILMFIGRVGLISFLFTLGGKHKKTKFHYPKERVIIG
- a CDS encoding TerC family protein, which gives rise to MDASILLEYGWVLLVLVGLEGLLAADNAVVMAVMVKHLPKDQQKKALFYGLLGAFVFRFLALFMITFLVNIWQVQAIGAAYLLFISIKHIYDQRKNSDNHIDMDDMAPKKGSGFWMTVLKVELADIAFAIDSMLAAVAIAVTLPYWGEFEIGGINGGQFAIMFLGGVIGLIIMRFAAHKFVKLLEKMPSLETAAFLIVGWVGVKLAVMTLAHPNVGVLDEHFPHSTPWKLIFWTVLLAIAIGGYVLGVMQEKKTAK